DNA sequence from the Clostridia bacterium genome:
TTCATTCTTGCATACCCATTCTATAATGTCTTCTTCATCCATATAATCAAGTTTCGGTTTTTTAAATTTCATGCTGCCGCGCACAACATAGCAAATTTTATTTTTGTCATGATAATAAAAACTATTATAAAACGTTACATATTTGAAAAGGCTTCTCATTTCAAGCACGAAATCAGCCAAATGCTCTTTGCCTATTTCGACATAGCAAGTGTGCGGATTTATTTCCTCGATACAATCAAACAACCTTTTATAAAATTTTCCATATTCGCCGATCCTTTCGGCTTTGTCAGCCTTCATGTAAAAAGTATTTATATTACTCAGATTCCAGGGCGGATCAACAAATAATATATCGGCTTGTTTCATAAATTCTGGTAAAGGATCAAAAATATCATGGACTTGTACAATGCTGCCATCCGGAAAGATATAAGGCTGCTCAGTCAAAGGATAACGCTTATATGCGTCATTATAATTCCATTTATTCGTCATGTATATCTTCCTCTTTCACATCCATCATTATCCATGATTTCGAATAGGGCTGATTTTTGAACAACTCCGCTATTCCTGTTATTTGTTTTAAACGATATACTTCTTCCAATTCCATGCCCAAATGCTGGGCTATTTCTTCATCAGTTGCGCCTTGTTCAACAAGAGTTTGCACCAAATCGCTCATCAATTCTACCTGGTGCACACCCCTTGCTCTGTTAAACTGAACTGTGGCGGCCATTCGTTTTTTAATGTCGTGTTTCAAAACAACGATTGGTATTTCTTTTGCTTGTAACCAATCTTTAAGTATTGTATAACGATGAAATCCATCCACGATTATATATTTGTCAATTTCTTCATCGTATATTGTAACAATCGGAAAACAAAATCCATTATCAAGTATAGAACGTTCCAACAATATCATATTATTTCGTGGAACATTATTTGGATTATAATTGTTCGCCATTACCTGGTCAATCGGAACCAGGATGACGTTCATGCAAGGTAAATCAATGTATTCTTTGTTTGTTTTAAGTTTCATAGTAACTCCCTCCACTTTTTGATTTTTTCTTCTCGCGGGTCAGGCTGATTATCAATAGGTAAGTTATTTTCGTAATCGTTTAGTATCAGTTGTCGGCATTGTTGCCGAGCGACATAATTATTGTTAAGCTGTTTTGCAAATCGTTTTTCAAAAATCCATTTTTTTGTTTCATCTGGATATGTTTTGAGTAAAAAATCTCTATATTCCATCCAATTTTTAAAGTTCTTAGGTAATTTGCGGGCACGCATTGCTTTGTTATCTTTGCCATAGATATGCCCAATGCTTATTCCGTTAATCCGCCTTAATAATCTATCGTATGTTTTTGGTTCGAACTCTGGGAGTTCGACAAGAGCTTTAAAGGACTTTTCGTGTATCAAACTTGATACCCGAATTTCTTGGAAGCTCATGCCTTTTCTCCACATGTAGTCATATATTTTACTGTATCTTAATTTATTATCATAAATGTACCTCCAAACGTCATGGAAGTTCCAATCATACAGCGGGTAGGCTGCAATGTTCCCGTTTTTTAATTTTGTTGTCCAATACCAATCTTTATGCCCTGGATTTTTTGACACGGCACGCCACCTATTAGGGCTTTCCGTGGCGCGCAAACCAATTAAAAACGCTGTGTTATGCTTGGAATTTTGGAAATTTTCCAACGCATCGTAGAAACCAAAGCCTTTGTTTTTATCACGAATGGTTTCTTTTTCTTTTGACCACGGTTTGTGCTGAATAGCGAATGGTTTTTTTGGGCGCATCCATATTTTATGTTTGCCTGCTTCCCAGCAAATTAATTGCCCCTCTGTTAAACTTGTGGCATTTGTTAAATGAAATTCTATTTGAAACCAAAGGGGAATTGTATTTTCCGGATAAAGACTCATGACATACTCAATCTGTTTGATTGTGCTATCATAGACTACTTCTTCATCGAGGAAAAAAATACCGATTCTCCGGTTGCGTTTATGTGCTTCCGTGAGAGCCAAATGAGCCAAAGTTGTACTGTCTTTACCGCCGCTGATGGAAACTATAATGTTTTCAAAATCATCGAAAATCATTGATATTCGTTCGCGCGCAGCAGTTAAAACATCTCTGTCAATATAGATTTGCTTTAGCATAAATGTCCTCCAGATTTTTGTTCCAATTATTAAATTCGCTTATATAAAATTTGTCAATTGGAAGCGCGGTCGCTAAATAACGGAGTTTATTAACTTGGGTCTCTTTTAGAAAATCATTTAAATTAATCCGGCGATAATGCATATCAACTATTATGTAATCCTCTTCTTTATTAACTTCTTTGTAAGTAAAAACATTGGGAAGTTTAAATCTTTTGTTTCTCGCCACATACAATTCATGTGGCTTTAGAGCTTTCTTTTTAAAGTCGCCGGCCAGTAGTTGTAAATTCCGTGGAATTATATCTGGATCTTTGTTGCCGAGATTAGCAAACAAATTTTCCTTTTTTTTCTCGTAGAGTTCGATCTCTTTTGCGGCCGTTTCCACATCAATCACCTCTAATTCAACTTTTCGTGAAATCATTTTGATATCTTCTTCTTTTAAATATTCATATTGAAATCCTTTCCCTCTATATTTGTCTTTATTTTCAAAGTTCAGCAAGATCATAAAATCTTCTTGCTGTTCAATAATTGGAAAATATTCAAAAATTATCCTATGCGGTGTTTGATTAAGGTAATGATGAGCACAATTATAAGTCAGATCGCTTCGATTCTGAGTCCTCATTAACTCTTCAAGAATAATTAAGGTATGTTTATCAATTTCTTCAAGCAACCGATAAAAAAATTTGTACATAATGATATCTGACCATTCGATATATTCCGCCTTATCCAATCCGCCAAAATCATATTGGGGAGGCCGCTTGAAGTAGAATACCTTAACCTGCCGAATATCGTGATTCATCAGGTATTCCGTGATGACTTTCTGTTTCTCCTGATGGCTCAACCCTATCCTTATCATCTTTTATTGACAACTCCTTCCTCAAATATTCGATTAAATATTTTTTATTGTACTCCCTAGTAAGGATTTTAAAATTATCTAGCAGATTACTTTTTGTATCAAGACAATTAAATATTAAATCTTCTATCCCTGCATTGGATCTTATGTTGTAATATATACATTTGTTTTTTTGACCCGCTCGCCAGGTTCTGCGCTCAGCTTGCAACCTAGAAGCATAATCGAAAACATTGCTATAAAATATCTGATAATAGCAATTTTGAAAATTTTGGCCATGGGAACCAGTCTGAAGATTTGCAAGAAGAAACCTGGTTTTTTTGTTTTTGAAATCATTCTCTTGTTTAAAATCCCCGTCAAAGACAGAATAGCTATGCGATTTCTTTTTTAAATATTTTGAAATAAATTCGCGTTCTCGTTTGTATTTGAACCAAACGATGGTTTGCTGATCAGGATTAAGACGCATAATTATCTCATCCAGACAATTAATGCGGTGCGGGTCATAACTGACGACCTTTTGCAGTTCAGTAAATAATTTATAAATATAACAATCATCTATTTCATACTCGCCGGCCTGCCGCAAAATTTCTTCCTTCGTCCGCTCATACAAATCGCGCGTTTCAGTAGATAGGCAATACCATTCTGTTAAATACGTTCGTTGAGGCATGTCCACAACATCCTCAATTGATTTTTCATAAACATATGGCGACATTCTTTTTGTGAGATAATTTACGTTAGCACTCCGGACTATGTAACCTTTTTCTTTGTGATAAATCAGGTGGTTGCTTGCGAACTGATAGTATGTAGTATAATTAAAAATCAAGGGAGAAAGGAATGTGATTTGAGCCCATAAATCTTTTACAAATTTCGTTATGGGCGTTCCGGTCATAACAAGTTTATAAACTGCCTGCTTACTCAAGGCCAAAGCTCGCTGGGTCCTCTTAGCATAAGGGTTTTTTATATACGTTGATTCATCAAGAATCAACATAATTCTTTCATTGACTGTGCTAAGAGCGTTTGAATAGATTCTGTCGCTTTGACTTATTGAATCGATGCCGAAAACATGGAAGTCTCGCCCTTCTTCAAAATCGGTATGGGCTTTGACTTCCTCCAAAAAATTTTTGTATGTGGAAATCGGGGCAAGCCAAACAAATTTGTCAACTTTCCCCGCTTCCCGCCGCATATCAAATAATTTTAAAGCTGTGAGAGTTTTGCCGGTGCCCATGTCCATAAAAAGGGCACCGACCTTGACTTGCAATAGTTTTTCAATCGCTTCCTGTTGATGTTGGAATAGTTGAGTTTTAATCATCTCTCAACTCCTCTGGAATTTCATTGCTGCTTTCTTTGATACCCAGCACTTCAAGTAATTGTTCTGGCGAATGTTTATATTTTAAATAGGTTTTTACTGCATTTAAGACTTCAGCGCACTTTGATGAACCCAATTTCATCATTTCGCAATCGGAAGATATGAGGTAGAAAAATCTCCCATCTTCTGAGCGAATATCATATATTTCCCCTGGCGAAATATAATAATCGCACATAAGATAAGTTTCATATTGATCGTATGATTTATCAAAATCAATAAATATGCGCTCCAATGATTGCGATTTGTTATCATAAGTTAATTTTGCTACAAAGTGCGGCTTTTCATGTCTGCCATATCTTGTTTGGAAATGAATTTTTTTTCGCTCGGCGCATTGATCCACAAGAATTTCCAATTCCTCTATTTTCTTTTTCCGGTTCTTGATTATGACTTTTATTTCTGTCAACACTTTTTTAATTTCATCTTCACTCAATGTCGGCAAAAGATTTAAAATTTTATCTACTTTCTCCTTCATGAGGAAACTCCGTCTGTTGCAGATATGCTTTTACCTCAATGTAATATTCTTCGGCCACGACTTCCGGCAAGTACCCTTCGCCGCCCTCATTATGAAGATCATTATAATCTTCAAGGTATTTTTTCAGTTTATTTCTAGGCAATACCTTTACTTTGTTTTCTTCGATATTTTTGACCAGTGTTTTGTAAGCCTCGATTCGTTCGCGTTTTTCTTTTTCGGCTTTTTCTTTTGCCCTTTTTTCATTTAGGGCTATCAAGGCTTTTTCCTGATCTGCAGCTAGTTTGTAAACCATATTGCTACAGCCGTTAAATTCTCCCATATAAGCATCCTCACTAATTACGGTCATGAGGTCGTCGTGGGTGAGATGATCCAATTCAATTGCCTCTCCCAATCCAACAAGAATAAAATCTCTGACGTCTGCTCTATAATCTTTTTTTTCTTCATCTGTCAAAAATCTTGCGGACTGAATGCTAATCCCGTATGCAGGTGCCCATTCAACAACTCTGATTTTTTTCATTTTTATCCTCCTTTTTATATTTTTGATCAGGATTCTTCCTGTCAATTATATTATACCATCGTTTGTAGGTATATGCAATAACTTTTCCAAAAATGAAACCGTTTTCATTAGAAAAATAATAAAAAAGGCCATTTCTGACCTTAATCTTCTTTCCAAAATAAAAAAAAGCCCTCAGCTTTTGCTGAGAGCGTTGATTTTATCATTCAATGCAGTCATGCGATCCGCAAATGGATTGCTGAAGCTTGGAGGTGCCACCCCGTTTCTGAGAGGATTATCTTCTGTTGGACGGGTTGTGATAGAGATAATCTTCTCTGACGGGATCTGGACTGCTTCTTTCTTTGCTTCAACTACAGGTTCGGTTTTAAGATCGGCAGGGCCGACACCGAGCGGGATCTTCTTGAGATTGTCCTGCAGGGCGCGGTAATTGAGATCATTCCGGTTCTGCATGACGATTGTTAGCAACTTGACCCTTGACAGCGCAACTGTGTAGCCGCTTAGGATTGATGAAAAAATCAGCATGACCTGTGAAAACATAGCCAAGAGAAAGGTCTTATTAAAGCCTTGCCACATCAAAATATTTGATAAAACCGTCGAAACAATAAACATCATGATTTTCTTTCGGTTCTCTTTGAGGTTGAGCTTGAGTTCATCAATCTTGTATTGCCTCTGCTCCTGTTTGGACGCTGAGGGGTCTCCGATCAGATCCCGGAAATCGACGACCTGATATTTGTATCTTCCGTTAAGGACTTTCCGCAGGACCTTTCTAAGTTTCCCTATTTCGTTTTTTTGCCAAAAGAAAAGGAAAAACTTTCTGCTTCGGAGCTGCCGCTTCTTCACGAAATCATCAAAAGCAAACTTATTAGTGACGATATTTCTAGGATTGTCGAGATCTTCGATGTCGTCGACATCAAGCCCGTAAGTCACACTGTCCAAAAGCGCTTGGGCGGCGGTTTTTCTGTTTAATTCTGTTTCCTTTTCGGCCGCTTCTTTGATTTTATCCTGCAGATGCCAATCGTAAACATACTTCTGGATTTTTCTTTCCCGTTCTTCGGCTTCCCGGTATTTCCCTTTGGGAGTCTCTTTGAGTTTCCGGACAAATACAGACTTGCTGAAGTTATAGGAATACATCATCAAACCGAACGAAATCGATGTCGATATGTAGAACTTCGGATTCTTGAAAGTTTCAAACGAAAATTTAGTGCCGCTTAGAATGAGCGCCGCAAAAAAGGAGGCCAATATGCAGAAAACACCGACGAATATTGTCTCGACGTCAAAG
Encoded proteins:
- a CDS encoding ParB/RepB/Spo0J family partition protein → MNVILVPIDQVMANNYNPNNVPRNNMILLERSILDNGFCFPIVTIYDEEIDKYIIVDGFHRYTILKDWLQAKEIPIVVLKHDIKKRMAATVQFNRARGVHQVELMSDLVQTLVEQGATDEEIAQHLGMELEEVYRLKQITGIAELFKNQPYSKSWIMMDVKEEDIHDE
- a CDS encoding phosphoadenosine phosphosulfate reductase family protein, producing the protein MLKQIYIDRDVLTAARERISMIFDDFENIIVSISGGKDSTTLAHLALTEAHKRNRRIGIFFLDEEVVYDSTIKQIEYVMSLYPENTIPLWFQIEFHLTNATSLTEGQLICWEAGKHKIWMRPKKPFAIQHKPWSKEKETIRDKNKGFGFYDALENFQNSKHNTAFLIGLRATESPNRWRAVSKNPGHKDWYWTTKLKNGNIAAYPLYDWNFHDVWRYIYDNKLRYSKIYDYMWRKGMSFQEIRVSSLIHEKSFKALVELPEFEPKTYDRLLRRINGISIGHIYGKDNKAMRARKLPKNFKNWMEYRDFLLKTYPDETKKWIFEKRFAKQLNNNYVARQQCRQLILNDYENNLPIDNQPDPREEKIKKWRELL
- a CDS encoding DEAD/DEAH box helicase, encoding MIKTQLFQHQQEAIEKLLQVKVGALFMDMGTGKTLTALKLFDMRREAGKVDKFVWLAPISTYKNFLEEVKAHTDFEEGRDFHVFGIDSISQSDRIYSNALSTVNERIMLILDESTYIKNPYAKRTQRALALSKQAVYKLVMTGTPITKFVKDLWAQITFLSPLIFNYTTYYQFASNHLIYHKEKGYIVRSANVNYLTKRMSPYVYEKSIEDVVDMPQRTYLTEWYCLSTETRDLYERTKEEILRQAGEYEIDDCYIYKLFTELQKVVSYDPHRINCLDEIIMRLNPDQQTIVWFKYKREREFISKYLKKKSHSYSVFDGDFKQENDFKNKKTRFLLANLQTGSHGQNFQNCYYQIFYSNVFDYASRLQAERRTWRAGQKNKCIYYNIRSNAGIEDLIFNCLDTKSNLLDNFKILTREYNKKYLIEYLRKELSIKDDKDRVEPSGETESHHGIPDESRYSAG